A single region of the Oreochromis niloticus isolate F11D_XX linkage group LG19, O_niloticus_UMD_NMBU, whole genome shotgun sequence genome encodes:
- the oip5 gene encoding protein Mis18-beta gives MEFNDSFLIKHTDDLKLPATGTVHRQQMTLHCHQCNAVLADSTGVCGEMKSMDSLMCIRVTNDVVISDKMESGHKGEMTNCIYSSLKCRGCRCALGKVIHSAPSRLALIRSIFLLYKANINCYILNSSSLVKASTLTFDQKPLRESMNEVRQQFEAQLEQMSRIKNRLVDRSVTSNMVN, from the exons ATGGAATTTAACGACagctttttaattaaacacaccGACGACCTAAAGCTGCCAGCCACAGGAACAGTGCACAGACAGCAGATGACTCTCCACTGTCACCAGTGCAACGCCGTCCTGGCGGACTCCACAGGCGTCTGTGGGGAGATGAAAAGCATGGACTCTCTTATGTGCATAA GAGTAACCAACGATGTAGTCATTAGTGACAAGATGGAGTCAGGACATAAAGGGGAAATGACTAATTG CATCTACAGCTCTTTAAAATGCCGTGGCTGCCGCTGTGCTCTGGGGAAAGTCATTCACTCAGCACCCTCACGTTTGGCTCTGATTCGGTCCATCTTTCTCCTCTACAAAGCAAACATCAACTG TTACATCCTCAACAGCAGCTCCCTGGTGAAggcatccacactcacatttgATCAGAAGCCACTCAGAGAAAGCATGAATGAG GTGAGACAACAGTTTGAAGCACAGCTGGAACAGATGTCACGCATTAAGAACAGACTGGTAGACAGAAGTGTTACCAGTAATATGGTCAACTAG
- the chp1 gene encoding calcineurin B homologous protein 1, with translation MGSRASRLLREEEIEEIKKETGFSHSQITRLYSRFTSLDKGENGTLSREDFQRIPELAINPLGDRIINAFFPEGEDQVNFRGFMRTLAHFRPIEDNEKNKNPSATEPLNSRTNKLLFAFRLYDLDRDDKISRDELLQVLRMMVGVNISDEQLGSIADRTIQEADTNGDSCISFNEFIKVLEKVDVEQKMSIRFLH, from the exons ATGGGATCCAGAGCGTCCAGGTTACTCCGAGAAGAGGAAATTGAAGAAATTAAGAAGGAAACTGGCT TTTCCCACAGTCAGATCACTCGCCTGTATAGCCGTTTCACCAGCCTGGATAAAGGGGAAAACGGCACCCTCAG TCGAGAAGATTTCCAGAGAATCCCCGAGTTGGCCATCAACCCTCTGGGAGATAGAATCATCAATGCATTCTTTCCTGAGGG AGAGGACCAGGTAAATTTCCGGGGTTTCATGCGGACCCTAGCTCACTTCAGACCCATCGAAGACAACGAGAAGAACAAGAACCCTTCAGCTACTGAGCCCCTGAACAGCAGGACAAACAAGCTGCTCT ttGCTTTCCGTCTGTATGACCTGGACAGAGATGACAAAATCTCCCGAGATGAGCTGCTGCAG GTCTTGCGGATGATGGTTGGAGTTAACATTTCAGATGAACAACTCGGCAGCATTGCTGATAGGACCATCCAGGAGGCTGACACAAACGGCGATAGCTGCATTTCCTTCAATGAGTTTATCAAG GTCTTGGAAAAGGTGGATGTGGAACAGAAGATGAGCATCCGGTTCCTGCATTAA
- the lgmn gene encoding legumain, with protein MCRSVLFALLGLTAGLVIGFPTQEENSGGKHWVVIVAGSNGWYNYRHQADACHAYQIVHKNGIPDEQIVVMMYDDLAENEQNPTPGILINRPNGSDVYKGVPKDYIGEDVTPENFLAVLKGDASKVKGGSGKVLKSGPNDHVFVYFTDHGAPGILAFPADELHVDDLQAAITYMHDNKKYKKMVFYIEACESGSMMTHLPTDIDVYATTAANAEESSYACYYDEKRDTYLGDWYSVNWMEDSDAEDLTKETLLQQFKIVKNHTDTSHVQQFGNKTLAHMKVIQFQGNHKADSPAPMNLPPITNLDLTPSPDVPLAILKRKMMASNDISVARSLLMEISAHLKIREVMADTMRKVVERVVSNTLKANDMLNSRADLSQHQCYKAAVKHFKHNCFNWSKPEFEYALRHLYALVNLCEGGYPAESIQQAMDTVCGH; from the exons ATGTGTCGGTCCGTCCTATTCGCACTGCTCGGCCTGACAGCCGGGCTCGTTATTGGGTTTCCCACCCAGGAGGAAAACAGTGGCGGAAAACATTGGGTCGTTATCGTGGCTGGCTCCAACGGCTGGTACAACTACAGGCACCAG GCCGATGCTTGCCATGCCTACCAGATTGTCCACAAGAATGGCATCCCCGACGAGCAGATTGTGGTTATGATGTACGATGATTTGGCTGAAAATGAACA GAACCCTACCCCTGGGATACTGATCAATAGACCAAATGGCAGTGATGTGTACAAGGGAGTTCCTAAAGACTACATCGGGGAA GATGTGACCCCAGAAAACTTCCTGGCAGTGCTGAAGGGTGATGCCTCAAAAGTCAAAGGTGGCTCTGGAAAAGTGCTGAAGAG TGGACCCAACGatcatgtgtttgtttacttcACCGATCACGGAGCACCTGGTATTCTGGCATTTCCTGCTGATGAG CTCCATGTTGACGACCTTCAAGCAGCCATTACATACATGCACGACAACAAGAAATACAAAAAG atgGTGTTCTACATTGAAGCATGTGAGTCTGGGTCAATGATGACCCACCTGCCTACTGACATTGATG TGTATGCCACCACAGCAGCCAACGCTGAGGAGTCCTCTTATGCCTGCTACTATGATGAGAAACGGGACACCTATCTGGGTGACTGGTACAGCGTGAATTGGATGGAGGACTCTGATGCG GAGGATCTGACAAAAGAAACATTGCTACAGCAGTTTAAGATTGTGAAGAACCACACAGACACGAGCCACGTCCAGCAGTTCGGAAACAAG ACTTTGGCCCACATGAAAGTTATACAGTTTCAGGGTAATCACAAAGCAGACAGTCCAGCTCCGATGAACCTGCCACCCATTACAAACCTGGATCTGACCCCGAGCCCTGACGTTCCTCTTGCCATCCTGAAGAGGAAGATGATGGCCTCCAATGACATCAGTGTGGCACGGAGCCTGCTCATGGAGATCAGCGCCCACCTCAAG ATCAGGGAGGTGATGGCCGACACTATGCGCAAAGTGGTCGAGAGAGTCGTCAGCAATACTCTCAAGGCCAATGACATGTTAAACAGCAGAGCTGACCTCTCCCAGCATCAGTGCTACAAGGCGGCAGTGAAGCACTTCAAACACAACTGCTTCAACTGGAGCAAACCTGAG TTTGAATATGCCCTCAGACATCTGTATGCGCTGGTGAACCTATGTGAGGGAGGATATCCTGCAGAGAG CATCCAGCAGGCCATGGACACCGTGTGTGGCCACTAA